The following are from one region of the Rhodopirellula sp. P2 genome:
- a CDS encoding DUF4279 domain-containing protein, producing the protein MPKRIYTRAYATARFWADDLDPMVITQALLLPPDTQHRRGEPRLIRTKSGKVEQRTSCGAGAWTMSSEHWVDSPRLHIHLLWLLEQLGPHETAISKILAGGVMADFFCYSCGSTSTPPPIPQAVRDRSHALGFKIEIDHYDTSGDPSGG; encoded by the coding sequence TTGCCGAAACGCATCTACACGCGCGCGTATGCGACGGCTCGCTTTTGGGCTGACGACCTTGATCCAATGGTGATCACGCAAGCACTGCTTCTACCACCCGACACTCAACATCGGCGAGGTGAACCGAGATTGATTCGCACCAAATCTGGCAAGGTCGAACAACGGACTTCTTGCGGAGCAGGAGCGTGGACAATGTCATCCGAACACTGGGTGGACTCACCACGTTTGCACATTCATCTCCTATGGCTTCTCGAACAACTAGGACCTCACGAGACTGCGATCTCCAAGATTCTTGCTGGCGGCGTGATGGCTGACTTCTTCTGCTATTCGTGCGGTTCGACATCAACACCGCCACCGATTCCTCAAGCTGTTCGTGATCGTTCCCATGCGTTAGGATTCAAGATCGAAATTGACCACTACGACACATCGGGCGACCCAAGCGGAGGGTAA
- a CDS encoding trypsin-like peptidase domain-containing protein, with protein MSDAAVQETERTATEMQSSMAGLPELYRSTSRSIVRMEADGDNDCTGVIVSADGHILLGDVPGPVFTDATDAKVHLSDGRTATARHAGWSTEWGLSVAKINEPGPWPAIPLGSTATLKAGTPCLLIGYPTRGDTSYDSMPMLRLGLVDRTVPKRWLTTTGFRGVWEYPAIVGLDGRLLGIDTDSIDSQKYATSVDVLIENQKDLFAGKNLDWVRYPPVAGSVFERSVKRSSELPLQKTTDVLGEPGAPKPMDSSELSEVQQIAKRTTVRLVSKDRLISGTEEPQRWSGVIVSPDGYVLTCAHTQQLPGERFTVRLSDGRDADAVALGTNPISDIGLVKITTPGQWPWARISESSNCSFGDPIVIAGYPGGQSFKDETGRWTIRWLMDRSPVIGSTTVEGPSHLLWSVDLWTGPAPFLKGGMSGGGIFNRQGRYVGTTSGLRSELAKRQWDDLEPIDSIDTAFGLQHPLRKRFDLPGRSVAESVVEVLVDSQSVGVGTVISPDGWILAKASVLTGTATCRLDDGSVVEAQKRAELPEHDLALLKVDRGGMAAVELSDDPSLGVAEVLCAVLPDQELKPGIVSIDSRPIPPEPRWTGNVAEDTADGPKIARPTRFGWKNTENLSLTQTELRWDDVIISIDGHATPDVASLMDVLTTELSDYRTGDLVTVELIRGGSRRSVRTSLPPATVVRSSRIEKYDSPRRSGFVGAFDSDIGLAIRQVGGPVIDDRGHVRGIAIASRGRKETRRGPTTVLPSPIVRQAIERLMASVIDD; from the coding sequence GTGTCCGACGCCGCGGTCCAAGAGACCGAGCGGACTGCGACCGAGATGCAATCGTCGATGGCAGGGTTGCCTGAACTGTATCGGTCGACCAGTCGGTCGATCGTGCGGATGGAAGCGGACGGCGACAACGACTGCACCGGGGTCATTGTCTCGGCGGACGGGCATATCCTGCTAGGCGATGTCCCAGGGCCAGTGTTCACCGATGCGACGGACGCCAAAGTCCATCTGAGCGACGGACGAACCGCAACCGCCAGACATGCCGGATGGTCGACCGAATGGGGACTGAGCGTAGCCAAGATCAACGAACCAGGGCCCTGGCCGGCGATACCGCTCGGCTCGACGGCCACGCTGAAGGCCGGGACTCCCTGTTTGCTGATCGGCTACCCAACCCGCGGTGACACCAGTTACGACTCGATGCCGATGCTCCGGCTCGGGCTGGTCGACCGAACCGTTCCGAAACGTTGGTTGACGACCACTGGTTTTCGGGGGGTGTGGGAATATCCGGCGATCGTCGGATTGGATGGCCGTCTGCTTGGAATCGACACTGACTCGATCGACTCGCAGAAATACGCGACCTCGGTAGATGTCCTGATTGAAAACCAAAAGGACCTGTTTGCGGGCAAGAACCTCGATTGGGTTCGTTACCCTCCGGTTGCCGGTTCCGTGTTCGAGCGCAGTGTCAAGCGTTCCAGTGAGCTTCCCCTCCAGAAGACGACCGACGTCCTGGGCGAACCTGGGGCGCCGAAGCCGATGGACTCATCGGAGTTGTCCGAGGTGCAACAGATCGCCAAACGGACGACCGTTCGGTTGGTGTCGAAGGATCGGTTGATTTCCGGCACCGAGGAGCCCCAACGCTGGAGCGGTGTCATTGTTTCGCCGGACGGCTACGTGCTGACGTGTGCCCATACCCAACAATTGCCGGGGGAACGGTTCACCGTCCGGCTTTCGGACGGTCGCGATGCCGACGCGGTTGCCCTGGGTACCAATCCAATCTCCGACATCGGCCTTGTGAAGATCACCACCCCGGGCCAGTGGCCATGGGCGCGGATATCTGAATCGTCGAACTGTTCCTTCGGCGATCCAATCGTTATCGCCGGCTATCCGGGTGGACAGTCGTTCAAGGACGAAACGGGCCGGTGGACCATTCGTTGGTTGATGGACCGAAGCCCCGTGATCGGTTCGACCACCGTGGAGGGACCATCGCACTTGTTATGGTCGGTTGATTTATGGACCGGTCCCGCCCCCTTTCTCAAGGGCGGGATGTCGGGCGGGGGCATCTTTAATCGCCAAGGACGATACGTCGGCACGACCTCGGGCCTCCGTTCAGAATTGGCCAAGCGGCAATGGGATGATCTGGAACCGATCGATTCGATTGATACCGCGTTCGGCTTGCAACACCCTTTGCGAAAGCGTTTCGACTTGCCGGGTCGCTCGGTCGCCGAATCGGTGGTGGAGGTGTTGGTTGATTCCCAGTCGGTCGGCGTTGGCACGGTCATCTCCCCGGACGGATGGATCCTCGCCAAGGCTAGCGTTCTGACGGGAACGGCGACATGCCGGCTGGACGATGGAAGCGTCGTTGAGGCACAGAAGCGGGCCGAACTGCCGGAGCATGACCTGGCCCTGCTGAAAGTCGATCGAGGCGGCATGGCCGCGGTCGAGCTTTCGGATGATCCGTCGCTTGGCGTTGCCGAGGTGCTCTGTGCGGTCTTGCCGGATCAAGAACTCAAGCCGGGCATCGTCTCGATTGACTCTCGTCCGATCCCGCCGGAACCACGCTGGACCGGCAATGTGGCTGAGGACACGGCCGACGGACCGAAAATCGCCCGCCCCACCCGCTTCGGATGGAAAAACACTGAGAATCTCAGTCTCACCCAGACCGAGCTTCGTTGGGACGACGTTATCATCTCGATCGATGGACACGCGACACCCGACGTCGCCTCCTTGATGGATGTTTTGACGACCGAACTGTCGGACTACCGAACCGGGGATCTAGTCACGGTCGAGCTAATTCGCGGTGGTTCCCGCCGAAGCGTCAGGACGTCGCTGCCGCCGGCGACGGTGGTCAGATCTTCCCGGATCGAAAAATACGACAGTCCGCGACGCTCCGGTTTTGTCGGGGCGTTTGACAGCGACATCGGACTGGCGATCCGGCAGGTCGGCGGTCCCGTGATCGACGACCGGGGTCACGTCCGTGGCATCGCGATCGCCAGTCGAGGCCGGAAAGAAACCCGACGTGGTCCGACAACCGTTTTGCCGTCTCCGATCGTTCGACAAGCGATCGAGCGTCTCATGGCAAGCGTGATTGACGACTAA
- the cysN gene encoding sulfate adenylyltransferase subunit CysN has product MSHQSDLIASDIDAYLKQHEQKQLLRFITCGSVDDGKSTLIGRLLYDSKLVYEDELAKVQSDSVRQGSVAGGFDPSLFMDGLKEEREQGITIDVAYRYFSTAKRKFIIADTPGHEQYTRNMATGASSADLAIILIDARHGVLTQTRRHSFIVSLLGIRHVVVAVNKMDIDGVNYSEERFNEICEDYRNFATRLDLPDLHFIPISALNGDNLVDRSENMPWYTGSTLMNFLETVYIGSDRNLQDFRLPVQYVNRPNLNFRGFCGTIASGIIRTGEEVTVLPSRQKSKVKEIVTYDGNLDEAYAPLAVTLTLEDEIDASRGDMIVRSGNMPRSGSDVEAMLVWMNEEAMVPGKTYLVKHTTQTVPGNVETLAYKVDVNDLHRLPAPTLELNEIGRVRLSLSAPIHYDPYRRNRTTGAIILVDRITNATVAAGMILDRGTTGSHKSVWDDEASSDDSGDTLSAVTAEERLARFGQKPATVLLTGLTGSGKTSIAQAVERKLFDAGRSVAVVDGEYVRRGLSRDLGFSADDRSENLRRSGHLAHTLNDAGLICLASLVAPSDDVRQKVSKLIGEDQFLVVHVATPLEVCRERDTKGQYAKADAGELSNFPGVTAKYDVPSDPDLAVDTSTTSIADCADAVVELLKSKGFIK; this is encoded by the coding sequence ATGTCCCATCAATCTGATCTGATCGCCTCCGACATCGATGCTTATCTGAAGCAACATGAGCAAAAGCAATTGTTGCGTTTCATCACCTGCGGCAGCGTGGACGATGGCAAGAGCACGTTGATCGGCCGCCTGCTCTACGATTCCAAGTTGGTCTACGAAGACGAATTGGCGAAGGTCCAAAGTGACTCGGTTCGTCAAGGCAGCGTGGCAGGTGGATTTGACCCCTCGTTGTTCATGGACGGTCTGAAAGAAGAACGCGAACAGGGCATCACGATCGATGTCGCCTATCGCTACTTCAGCACGGCCAAACGTAAATTCATCATCGCGGACACGCCCGGTCACGAACAATACACGCGGAACATGGCGACCGGTGCCAGCAGCGCGGACCTGGCGATCATCCTGATCGACGCGCGGCACGGGGTGTTGACCCAAACCCGCCGTCACTCGTTCATCGTTTCGTTGTTGGGCATCCGTCATGTGGTCGTGGCGGTCAACAAGATGGACATCGACGGAGTTAATTACAGCGAAGAGCGTTTCAACGAGATCTGTGAAGATTATCGCAATTTCGCAACCCGCTTGGACTTGCCTGATTTGCACTTCATTCCGATCAGTGCTCTCAACGGCGACAATTTGGTTGACCGCAGCGAGAACATGCCGTGGTACACCGGCAGCACGTTGATGAATTTCCTGGAAACCGTTTACATCGGTTCGGACCGCAACCTGCAAGATTTCCGATTGCCAGTTCAATACGTCAATCGTCCCAACCTCAACTTCCGTGGGTTCTGTGGAACGATCGCGTCCGGGATCATTCGCACAGGCGAAGAGGTCACCGTCCTGCCCAGTCGTCAGAAGTCCAAGGTCAAAGAAATCGTCACCTACGACGGCAACTTGGATGAAGCCTACGCTCCGTTGGCGGTGACGCTGACATTGGAAGATGAAATCGATGCCAGTCGCGGTGACATGATCGTTCGCAGTGGCAACATGCCACGAAGCGGATCCGACGTCGAAGCGATGTTGGTTTGGATGAATGAAGAGGCGATGGTTCCTGGCAAGACGTACCTCGTCAAACACACCACTCAAACGGTCCCAGGGAATGTCGAAACGTTGGCTTACAAAGTCGATGTGAACGACCTGCATCGCTTGCCAGCACCGACTCTGGAACTGAACGAAATCGGACGTGTTCGATTGTCTTTGTCGGCACCGATTCACTACGACCCATACCGTCGCAACCGAACCACGGGAGCGATCATCCTGGTCGATCGGATCACGAATGCGACCGTTGCCGCGGGCATGATCTTGGATCGCGGGACCACCGGAAGTCACAAGTCCGTTTGGGACGACGAAGCTTCATCGGATGATTCCGGCGACACTCTCTCGGCCGTGACCGCGGAAGAGCGTTTGGCACGCTTCGGACAGAAACCAGCCACGGTGCTGCTGACGGGGCTGACCGGGAGCGGCAAGACGTCGATCGCGCAAGCCGTGGAACGTAAATTGTTTGACGCGGGCCGATCAGTTGCGGTGGTCGATGGCGAGTATGTTCGTCGCGGTTTGAGCCGTGACCTGGGCTTCAGCGCGGATGATCGCAGCGAGAACCTGCGTCGCAGCGGGCACTTGGCTCACACGCTGAACGATGCTGGGCTGATCTGCTTGGCATCCTTGGTGGCACCGTCCGATGATGTGCGTCAGAAAGTCAGCAAGTTGATTGGCGAAGATCAGTTCTTGGTCGTTCACGTCGCGACTCCATTGGAAGTTTGCCGGGAACGGGATACCAAGGGGCAGTACGCGAAAGCGGACGCTGGCGAGCTGTCCAACTTCCCTGGTGTGACCGCAAAATACGACGTTCCGAGCGATCCTGACTTGGCCGTTGATACCTCCACCACTTCCATCGCTGATTGTGCGGATGCGGTGGTGGAACTTCTGAAATCCAAAGGGTTCATCAAATGA
- a CDS encoding glycoside hydrolase family 16 protein → MIRLAVAVGMAITMFGCSFRHANAQSFDRLVWQDDFSGDSLDYSKWEVEVNAFGGGNHELQIYTDRPENVRVEDRCLVLEARRDNAAISGTSREYSSGRVRTKHRGDWKYGRIEVRAKLPQGQGIWPAIWMLPTKDEYGGWAASGEIDIMEMRGQQPNVVLGTLHHGAPWPNNIHTGDEYTLEQGTFADDFHTFAVNWRANEIEWLVDGKSVQKQTRWESSGGKYPAPFDQPFHLLMNVAVGGGFLGPPDATTEFPVQMLVDSVKIYQ, encoded by the coding sequence ATGATCCGACTCGCGGTCGCTGTCGGAATGGCGATCACGATGTTTGGATGCAGTTTCCGCCACGCAAACGCTCAGTCGTTTGACCGATTGGTTTGGCAAGACGATTTCAGCGGGGACTCGTTGGACTATTCCAAGTGGGAGGTCGAGGTCAACGCGTTCGGCGGTGGCAACCACGAGCTTCAGATCTACACCGACCGCCCTGAGAACGTGCGAGTCGAGGATAGATGTCTGGTTCTGGAGGCTCGGCGTGACAACGCGGCCATCAGCGGAACGTCGCGAGAGTACTCGTCGGGGCGAGTTCGAACCAAGCACCGAGGGGATTGGAAGTACGGTCGCATCGAAGTGCGAGCGAAGTTGCCCCAAGGACAAGGCATCTGGCCGGCGATTTGGATGTTACCAACCAAGGACGAATACGGTGGTTGGGCGGCCAGCGGCGAGATTGACATCATGGAGATGCGAGGCCAGCAACCCAATGTCGTGTTGGGGACGCTGCATCACGGCGCACCCTGGCCGAACAACATTCACACGGGCGATGAATACACGCTGGAGCAAGGAACCTTCGCCGATGACTTTCACACGTTTGCCGTGAACTGGCGAGCCAACGAGATTGAGTGGTTGGTCGATGGAAAATCAGTGCAAAAGCAAACGAGATGGGAAAGCTCTGGCGGCAAGTACCCTGCCCCGTTTGATCAACCGTTTCATCTGTTGATGAACGTCGCCGTCGGAGGAGGATTTCTGGGCCCGCCGGATGCCACCACCGAATTTCCGGTGCAGATGTTGGTTGATTCGGTGAAGATCTACCAGTAG
- a CDS encoding phage integrase N-terminal SAM-like domain-containing protein, translating to MSPFLGVVLMTLADFEVAVASADDVSESDQTWFPKWLRRYALTHPKGLTNELPVNRETVLRFSRSLLEAGAPAWQRWQAVRSLECYRDLVLKRSEPDLSSIVAKLAQLGKQERNLELHVPPTEEELERIRGKVDPTEPDLIQAMRGDLRVLHYSMATEKAYVRWVKRFMGHVGSTNLEQFNERDIESFLTKLAVEGKVAASTQTQAKSSLVFLFECILGKRIGFLNAVRVKRPDTMPVWFSRNEIEKLLEQMTGMHRIMFQLMYGSGLRHKECRRLRIKDVWFDEGCGNHQERGATFASP from the coding sequence ATGTCGCCATTCCTGGGAGTCGTTCTGATGACACTGGCAGACTTTGAGGTGGCCGTGGCTTCGGCGGATGACGTCAGCGAAAGTGACCAAACATGGTTTCCGAAATGGCTTCGGCGGTACGCACTCACGCATCCCAAAGGGCTGACGAATGAACTGCCCGTGAATCGTGAGACGGTCCTGCGGTTTTCGCGTTCTTTGCTGGAGGCCGGGGCGCCGGCATGGCAGCGATGGCAAGCGGTGCGATCACTGGAGTGCTATCGCGACTTAGTTTTGAAGCGATCGGAGCCAGATTTGTCGAGCATCGTTGCGAAACTTGCCCAATTGGGCAAGCAAGAGCGCAACCTTGAATTGCACGTGCCGCCAACAGAAGAGGAGTTGGAAAGGATCCGTGGAAAAGTGGATCCTACGGAACCTGATTTGATTCAGGCAATGCGGGGCGATCTTCGCGTCCTGCATTATTCGATGGCCACGGAGAAGGCGTATGTACGGTGGGTGAAGCGATTCATGGGGCATGTGGGCTCGACCAACCTGGAACAGTTCAATGAACGAGACATTGAGTCTTTTTTGACCAAACTTGCGGTCGAGGGAAAGGTCGCGGCTAGTACGCAGACGCAGGCGAAGTCGTCCTTGGTGTTTTTGTTTGAGTGCATCTTGGGCAAACGGATTGGTTTCCTCAACGCGGTGCGAGTCAAACGCCCTGACACGATGCCGGTCTGGTTTAGCCGCAACGAAATTGAAAAGCTTCTGGAACAGATGACTGGCATGCACCGGATCATGTTTCAATTGATGTACGGCTCCGGTCTTCGACATAAAGAGTGTCGTCGACTGAGGATCAAAGATGTCTGGTTTGATGAAGGCTGCGGGAATCACCAAGAACGGGGTGCCACATTCGCTTCGCCATAG
- a CDS encoding DUF1559 domain-containing protein yields the protein MKFQPQRSAGFTLVELLVVIAIIGVLVGLLLPAVQAAREAARRMSCSNNFKQQGLALHNYHSAFGQLPVHGGGTGIGLQNNRWWQTGNDANHECLSALVGLTPFFEQQSLWEMISNPSTLTVTGAAPPASTGLTSPPRWPAMGPNPRNYTRNPGFVPWSTDIPTLRCPSDPGKGLPALGRTNYALCLGDSPGQQHHQSRNSDLTPRTQNWAIGNYNSVSRGVFMVRRSAKFRDILDGLSNTIAMGEIITDLGDRDKRSAASWRRQSSNAVSDNPSFCADNNEVDPERPLFWCNGGSNCTDPSALSSNNHEARGANWANFRAMCTQMFTIRPPNKELCVGTWIDSSGTHTASSRHQGGVHVLLTDGAVKFITESVDAGNQNAGAVRRGQAGPRTPGSASPYGLWGALGTKGSRETIEAEF from the coding sequence ATGAAATTTCAGCCGCAGAGATCTGCCGGGTTCACGCTGGTGGAACTTTTGGTCGTCATTGCGATCATCGGAGTCTTGGTGGGACTATTGCTGCCTGCCGTGCAGGCAGCTCGAGAAGCTGCTCGCCGCATGAGCTGTAGCAATAATTTCAAGCAACAGGGGTTGGCGCTGCACAATTACCATTCCGCCTTCGGACAGTTGCCTGTTCACGGAGGTGGCACAGGGATTGGTTTGCAGAACAACCGATGGTGGCAAACAGGCAATGATGCCAACCACGAGTGCCTGAGCGCATTGGTTGGGCTGACGCCATTTTTTGAGCAGCAGAGTCTTTGGGAGATGATCTCGAATCCCAGCACACTGACGGTTACCGGGGCGGCTCCGCCGGCGAGCACGGGACTGACCAGTCCACCACGCTGGCCCGCGATGGGACCAAACCCTCGGAACTACACTCGCAATCCAGGATTCGTGCCTTGGTCGACTGATATTCCAACGCTTCGCTGTCCCAGCGATCCAGGGAAAGGCCTGCCCGCCCTCGGGCGCACCAACTACGCCCTGTGTTTGGGCGATTCTCCGGGGCAACAGCACCACCAAAGTCGAAACTCCGATCTCACGCCCCGCACCCAGAACTGGGCAATCGGAAATTACAACTCCGTTTCGCGCGGCGTGTTCATGGTGCGTCGATCGGCCAAATTTCGAGACATTCTGGATGGGCTTTCGAATACGATCGCAATGGGCGAGATCATCACGGACCTGGGGGATCGAGACAAACGCTCGGCAGCTTCATGGCGCCGTCAGAGTTCCAATGCGGTTAGCGACAACCCTTCCTTCTGCGCTGACAACAACGAAGTTGATCCCGAGCGACCACTGTTTTGGTGCAATGGCGGATCGAATTGCACTGACCCTTCGGCACTGAGTTCGAACAATCACGAAGCACGTGGGGCGAACTGGGCCAATTTCCGTGCAATGTGCACTCAAATGTTCACGATCCGTCCACCGAACAAGGAGCTTTGCGTGGGGACATGGATTGACAGCAGCGGTACCCACACGGCCAGCAGTCGGCACCAAGGCGGTGTTCACGTCTTGCTGACAGACGGAGCAGTGAAATTCATCACCGAATCGGTCGACGCCGGCAACCAGAATGCTGGAGCCGTGCGTCGTGGTCAGGCAGGGCCACGGACACCAGGGTCTGCTAGTCCATACGGGTTGTGGGGAGCACTCGGGACCAAAGGTTCTCGCGAAACGATCGAAGCAGAGTTTTAA
- a CDS encoding M3 family metallopeptidase yields MRWCVVPASFLAAIALVQPSYSQETSVNSSQSLLSSSPLLKSWPGPHGGVPPWNEVRVDEFSAAFDAAIEQAEKEIDQIANQSAAPTFENTLLAMETAGEALHRVEVLFDVHAGNLNLGPIPDLERSITPKLAAYSDSVTQNVALFARIEAIHDDVFEKKTVALNDDAKRLLDETFKSFVRRGARLSPEDKAKLSQINTRLARLFTDFNQNVLEEEKGHVTWIDEVSRLSGVPQSTRDAMAVAAEEKGGKAKWAVTNTRSSMDPFLTNADDRELREQVWRNYYFRGDNNDDHDNKGIIREILNLRAARAKLLGYPSHAHWRMESTMAGTPDRAMDLMMKVWPHAVQRVANEVADMQAIADAEMEAAGKPKITIEPWDYRYYAEKVRADKYDLDMAEVRPYLQLDRLVEAMMWCAEELFGFQFRPVGNLPVFHPDVTVYEVVQKSDGSHVGLFYLDPFAREGKRSGAWMMDYRGQSGWELDPESADVPVRTPIVSNNSNFVPAADGKPVLISWDDATTLFHEFGHALHGLSSRVHYPSQSGTNVARDFVEFPSQVLEHWLSTPEVLTRYATHYETGEPMPKELLDKIEASSKFNSGFETVEYLACAILDMKLHQLQAGDIDVSEFEKSALAEIGMPDELPMRHRLPHFSHLFSSDAYSAGYYSYLWSDALTADAAEMFVEAGSFFDEATAAKLFDHILSVGDTLDPVETYRKFRGRDVDTEALLRKRGFAE; encoded by the coding sequence ATGAGATGGTGTGTTGTTCCGGCAAGCTTCCTTGCCGCGATCGCGTTGGTCCAACCTTCCTATTCACAAGAAACTTCCGTGAACAGCTCGCAATCTCTTCTCTCCAGCTCACCGCTTCTGAAATCTTGGCCGGGACCTCATGGTGGGGTGCCGCCGTGGAACGAAGTCCGGGTTGATGAATTCAGTGCCGCCTTTGACGCCGCGATTGAGCAGGCTGAAAAGGAAATCGATCAGATTGCGAATCAGTCGGCGGCCCCAACGTTCGAGAACACGCTGCTCGCGATGGAAACCGCCGGCGAAGCCCTGCACCGAGTCGAGGTGTTGTTCGACGTGCACGCGGGGAACCTGAACCTGGGCCCGATCCCGGATTTGGAACGCAGTATCACACCCAAGTTGGCTGCTTACTCAGACTCAGTCACGCAGAATGTGGCCTTGTTTGCTCGCATCGAAGCGATTCATGACGATGTTTTCGAGAAGAAAACGGTCGCTCTGAACGATGATGCGAAGCGCTTGCTGGATGAAACATTCAAGAGCTTTGTTCGCCGTGGGGCTCGGTTGAGTCCAGAGGACAAAGCCAAGCTTTCGCAAATCAACACGCGACTGGCTCGTCTGTTCACGGACTTCAACCAAAACGTGTTGGAAGAAGAGAAGGGACATGTCACCTGGATCGACGAGGTGTCCCGGTTGTCGGGCGTGCCTCAGTCGACACGCGATGCGATGGCGGTTGCGGCGGAGGAAAAAGGTGGCAAAGCCAAGTGGGCCGTGACCAACACGCGTTCGTCGATGGACCCGTTTTTGACCAATGCCGATGACCGTGAGCTTCGCGAACAGGTCTGGCGGAACTACTACTTCCGTGGTGACAACAACGACGACCACGACAACAAAGGCATCATTCGCGAGATTCTGAATCTGCGTGCGGCAAGAGCCAAGTTGCTGGGGTACCCCTCGCACGCTCATTGGCGGATGGAATCCACGATGGCGGGCACGCCCGATCGTGCAATGGATCTGATGATGAAGGTTTGGCCTCACGCTGTGCAACGAGTCGCGAACGAAGTGGCGGACATGCAAGCGATTGCCGATGCCGAAATGGAAGCGGCAGGAAAGCCAAAGATCACGATTGAACCGTGGGATTATCGGTACTACGCCGAAAAGGTGCGGGCTGACAAATACGACTTGGACATGGCCGAGGTACGCCCTTATTTGCAACTCGATCGTTTGGTCGAAGCGATGATGTGGTGTGCCGAAGAACTGTTCGGCTTCCAGTTTCGACCTGTCGGCAACTTGCCGGTCTTCCATCCCGATGTCACCGTTTACGAAGTGGTGCAGAAGTCCGATGGAAGTCACGTAGGACTGTTCTACCTCGACCCCTTCGCTCGCGAAGGCAAACGCAGCGGCGCGTGGATGATGGACTATCGAGGTCAATCGGGATGGGAACTCGACCCGGAATCCGCGGATGTTCCTGTGCGGACGCCGATCGTGTCGAACAACAGCAACTTCGTTCCCGCCGCGGACGGCAAGCCCGTTTTGATTTCTTGGGACGATGCGACCACCTTGTTCCACGAATTTGGCCACGCCCTGCACGGACTTTCCAGTCGTGTGCACTATCCATCGCAGTCTGGCACCAACGTGGCTCGAGACTTTGTCGAGTTCCCGTCGCAGGTGCTGGAGCATTGGTTGTCGACGCCCGAAGTGTTGACGCGCTACGCGACGCACTACGAGACGGGCGAACCGATGCCGAAAGAACTGCTCGACAAGATCGAAGCTTCGTCCAAGTTCAACAGCGGGTTTGAAACCGTTGAGTATCTCGCTTGTGCGATCCTGGACATGAAGCTGCATCAGTTGCAGGCAGGGGACATCGACGTCAGCGAGTTTGAGAAATCGGCACTCGCAGAAATCGGCATGCCCGACGAATTGCCGATGCGTCACCGTCTGCCTCACTTCAGCCACCTGTTCAGCAGCGACGCTTACTCCGCGGGCTACTACAGCTACCTTTGGAGCGACGCGTTGACGGCGGATGCGGCGGAAATGTTCGTCGAGGCGGGGAGCTTCTTCGACGAAGCGACGGCGGCCAAGTTGTTCGATCACATTCTCAGCGTGGGCGACACACTCGATCCCGTCGAAACGTACCGCAAATTCCGCGGTCGTGATGTCGACACAGAAGCGTTGCTTCGTAAACGCGGTTTCGCAGAATGA
- a CDS encoding tyrosine-type recombinase/integrase, giving the protein MSGLMKAAGITKNGVPHSLRHSFATHLVEDGTDLPTVQKLMGHKDIETTMSYVHVSVAFDSRLQSPVDRLAGGD; this is encoded by the coding sequence ATGTCTGGTTTGATGAAGGCTGCGGGAATCACCAAGAACGGGGTGCCACATTCGCTTCGCCATAGTTTTGCAACGCATTTGGTGGAGGATGGCACGGACTTGCCCACGGTCCAAAAACTGATGGGACACAAGGACATTGAAACGACGATGAGCTATGTGCACGTGAGTGTTGCCTTTGACAGCCGGTTGCAAAGTCCGGTCGATCGGCTCGCGGGCGGGGACTGA